From the Telopea speciosissima isolate NSW1024214 ecotype Mountain lineage chromosome 9, Tspe_v1, whole genome shotgun sequence genome, the window GAAAATCTGATCATTTAATTTCTGTCAAACTTTGCTTGTCTGCTCACCTTTCTTGATAGACTACTTGAGGGGGCAGGCCTATCAGACCTGTAAAATTCAACTTATAGATTTCTCCTATCCTGAACTTGGTTCCTTATCCCCGAAATTCTGGATTCTTCTTGGAATTCTAAACCATAATCCCATAGGTGATTAGTAATCCCATTAATATCATATCAGTAGGATGGAAAATGTGTACATATTAGGTTGTATACAGGATTTACATCAATTCTTTAGACCAGACTTCCAGCATGGTCAGGCTCTAATGTTTAGTACCTACCCCAAACATGGATATCTGTGTTGACGACCCTATTGCCACTCCCAAGGAAATGTcctacacacaaaaaaaaaagagaaagaaattatGAGAAACTTATAGTAAGATGAAGGAGTTCAAAGATTTTCATCCATACAAGAACTTACAAGCTTGTCTTTCATAGCAAACATAATTGCACTTGCATGCTCTGCAGCATTCCCTACGATAGGGAGTACGATGACACAAATAAATGCAACTGGAATTTTCCACGCAACAGATGCACCCTGCAAAAACTCAACCAGAATAGCACACAATCAAGAATAAGAGAGATGCTAAAGAAAAGTAACTTCTATTAAACTAATAATCGTAACTAAAAGTTTCcttgtttccaaaaaaaaatagaagagttAAAACCAGTAAATGAAATTGTTCCCACAAATTTGTTGGAAATCTGCAAgttacaaaaagaaagaaactaattGCTCTCATTCCAACGAAGAAGATAGGGACATAAAACAGAAGAATAGAGCGACATTCGTCACAGTTTATGTCCTAGGAACTTTTACTAGAAGGAAACTATACCAGGAACATAGTGTTTAAACAGATTCGATATGAAGTAGTATGAAGATAACTCATGTGAAAAGGAAATATAAGGTTGCTTTTCACAGGATTTAATTAATCAATCAAGGAGTAGGGGGTTAGAATCTAAAGTGAACAAGGGTTGTTACCTCTATAGTATCAACAAGATACTCTGAGAGGACTGAAATCCAAACAGTCAAAATTGAAAGCCATATTATTGACTCCCACTTTGAGATCTCAGGGACTTCATCATCAGAGCTTCCCTCAGTTGGACTTTCTCCCTATGTCCATCACATTTATCGAATTGAAGTCCACCCAGCAATAACATAAACAAGTAAGAATAGATAAGTAGGGAACAGTCAAATTATTATGACAAATAAATTGTTAACCTACATAAACATACCAAACATTTAGAAGGGAACAAGAACACAGCATACTTCTGGGGAACATTGAAGAGACTAACCTCATCAACTGGCATGTACAGATTCGTGTGACTCTTCAACTGAAAAACAAGATAGGCAGCATATGCCACAAGCATAACACAGCTGCTAAACCTTGAAAGGGCTAACTCTGACTTTCCAAACTGTATCTCAGTGTGTGTGTAGTGGAGGACAGCTGGAAACATTAGGCCCATAACTGCCATCAACAGCAACCCCGAGTTCACGACAGCAGCTGCCTGctcattattaaatattaaaggTATAATCATAACACCTTTCATAAATCACTACATGAACTCCTGAAAAATACTCGAGAAAATAGGACTGTGGATAGAATTTTGATATGTTACCTTGTTAAACACCTGTTCCTTCTTATAGAAAACGATTCCACCACTGAAGAATGCACAACCAAGCACCAGCAACATGTTTGACAAAATTGAACCTAGTAATGACTGTTGAACCACACGCATCATTCCATTTTTCAGTGCATAAATCGATATTATCAATTCGGTTGCATTTCCAAATGTTGCATTTAAAAGACCCCCAACTGCACGTTCCAACTCAATAGATTAAAAGCAACCTTAGAGATATCACAGTTGATGTCCTTggatacttaataataaaaaaagtcaTAGGTGTAAGTAGAAAGAAAGGCATGAGCACATGCACCATTATCAAACAAGGTGTAATCCTATGGTAAACAGAACAAGGATAGATCATTTATATCAGTTTTCTCCAAGAAAATTGTTTCCAAACACCTAGTAAACCGACATTATTCACAAGCTTCTTTTATCATTTTAGGAGTAATACTATCTATAGTTCTATACTACCAATTAATGACAAGAAGGCTTACACATGTGTCGAACAAAAAATGACTAGTCACTTAAACAAATGTGGGCTTAAAGTTCATCATTAGGGGGGATAAAATCACCAATTTGAAGCCAATTTGGGTCAGAAAAACTGCTAAAATGGCCAGAAAATGTGGTTTAGTATTGCTCTGATCTCCAATCAGAACAGAAAACTTCCAACTTACAAAAAGAAGGAAGCAAATCTAAAGTATGCACAGACTCTGAGCTCCATTAAATTGCAATCAGTTTGTAATTTTTTccaccaagtggtcacagggtCGAGTCTGAAAACAGTATCTCTGCAAAAgcaaggggtaaggctgcgtacattatgaccctccccagaccccacagtggtgggagccccgtgcactgggtatgtcctttattaataaaaaatttactaAACATGCCCAGCATCCTGAAAGCATTCTGGGTttaaaaggaaggagaaaagaaaagtcagcaccgtgcactgggtatgtcctttattaataaaaaatttactaAACATGCCCAGCATCCTGAAAGCATTCTGGGTttaaaaggaaggagaaaagaaaagtcagCACTATCTGGAAATAAAATATTCACTCCCTCTAACAaatttttgttctattttgtGGAATGCTTTGAATTATTCACCAGATTCTTGTGCTTTACAACATGTTTCGCTGATATGATTAAGGCCATTTTAGTATGGCCAATCTATTTTGTAAGTTCTAGAGGTACTTCAATGGTTGAACAAGGTAGACTAATGTACCTCTACAACCTCTACAATACTTGCATTGTATTTTTCAACTCCATTAATAATCATGGGTGCACGTGTTGCGCCATGCGCTACTTATCTAAGG encodes:
- the LOC122640434 gene encoding vacuolar cation/proton exchanger 3, translated to MDNKAETSQMESLDERSVLEFEDATLVSPASLEKRAHSLGATQHASFSGGPQVYSVGSIGDRVFRSLKIVVFKPKINLLMPFGPLAVIVHSLTGHHGWVFFLSLLGIMPLAERLGYATEQLAFFTGATIGGLLNATFGNATELIISIYALKNGMMRVVQQSLLGSILSNMLLVLGCAFFSGGIVFYKKEQVFNKAAAVVNSGLLLMAVMGLMFPAVLHYTHTEIQFGKSELALSRFSSCVMLVAYAAYLVFQLKSHTNLYMPVDEGESPTEGSSDDEVPEISKWESIIWLSILTVWISVLSEYLVDTIEGASVAWKIPVAFICVIVLPIVGNAAEHASAIMFAMKDKLDISLGVAIGSSTQISMFGIPFCVVIGWIMGCPMDLNFQLFETATLFITVLVVAFLLQEGTSNYFKGLMLILCYLIVAASFFVHVDPSSVVDKPPNFSER